A DNA window from Malus domestica chromosome 12, GDT2T_hap1 contains the following coding sequences:
- the LOC103449662 gene encoding uncharacterized protein isoform X1: MSGKASSSQSSIGLSGSGALSHVYIPYLPLRSSVAGSKGLFYDDGNKLLLSPTSDQVFCWKTVPFDPVVTPTSDSISEGPILSIRYSLDAKFIAIQRSDHEIQFCNRGSGETFSQMCKLESESILGFFWTDCPVCDIVFVKTSGLDLFAYNSESKSLQLVETKKLNVSWYVYTHESRMVLLASGMQCKTFNGFQLSSAGIIRLPKFEMAMAKSEANNKPVLAAEDIFIVTVYGRIYCLQVDRIAMLLHSYRFYRDVVVQQGSLPIYSSKVAVSVVDNVLLVHQVDAKVVILYDIFADSRAPISAPLPLLFRGFPRSNSSSLRSNREDNESSEVNVLSDHEAIVYGDNWTFLVPDLICDVANQLLWKIHLDLEAISASSSEVPSVLEFLQRRKLEANKAKQLCLSIARTVILERRPVSTVSRALDVLVSSYSHSIKTGTYLKGIKSAKTSPSGEPQTSGPRSSADVSSRRVDTVGKSIKFEYAAGLDSESPNRFLTYSNSDSEDSTSFEAPKATSNNSQLFDGKMDRGKLTGAETSGGEIRSSSLQYQVLRSDNSPLDANASQQESQPTSPVISPDEMYSFVFAPVEEEIIGEPSYLVAIIVEFLRSANIEKVEVHPNLNVLTVQLLSRSERYAELGQFVLNKILEPSKEVAMQLLESGRQNSRTRKLGLDMLRQLSLHHDYVLLLVQDGYYLEALRYARKYKVRTIRPSLFLESACTSSDLQNLAAVLRFFSDFIPGFRDTSDHDTYYRILSERNSSIAA; the protein is encoded by the exons ATGTCTGGAAAAGCATCAAGTTCACAGTCTAGCATTGGTTTGAGTGGGTCTGGTGCTCTGTCACATGTTTATATTCCATATCTGCCCCTAAGAAGCAGCGTAGCTGGTTCAAAGGGTTTATTTTATGATGATGGCAATAAGTTGCTGCTTTCCCCAACATCAGATCAG GTCTTCTGTTGGAAAACTGTTCCTTTTGATCCTGTGGTTACTCCTACTTCTGATTCAATTAGTGAAGGCCCCATCTTATCTATTCGATATTCATTAGATGCAAAGTTTATAGCAATCCAAAGATCTGATCACGAGATACAGTTCTGCAATAGAGGAAGTGGGGAAACTTTTAGTCAGATGTGCAAGTTAGAGTCAGAGAGCATACTGGGTTTCTTTTGGACAGATTGCCCAGTGTGTGATATTGTATTTGTAAAGACCAG TGGGCTGGACTTGTTTGCTTACAATTCTGAGTCAAAATCACTCCAATTGGTTGAGACAAAGAAATTGAATGTGAGTTGGTATGTTTACACACATGAAAGTCGCATGGTTCTTCTTGCTTCAGGAATGCAGTGCAAAACCTTCAATGGTTTTCAG CTCTCATCTGCAGGCATTATTCGTCTGCCAAAGTTTGAGATGGCAATGGCTAAATCTGAGGCTAACAATAAACCTGTCCTTGCTGCTGAAGATATTTTTATAGTCACTGT CTATGGCAGAATATACTGTCTGCAAGTTGATAGGATTGCAATGCTCCTCCACTCTTACAGGTTTTACCGTGATGTGGTTGTACAACAG GGTTCTTTGCCAATTTATTCAAGCAAGGTTGCTGTGAGTGTGGTTGATAATGTACTGCTTGTGCATCAAGTTGATGCGAAGGTTGTTATACTGTATGATATATTTGCAGATTCTCGGGCACCCATATCAGCCCCACTTCCTCTACTATTCAGGGGTTTCCCCAGGTCTAATTCTTCTTCCCTGAGATCAAATAGGGAAGATAATGAAAGTTCAGAAGTTAATGTTTTAAGTGACCATGAAGCAATCGTCTACGGAGATAATTGGACTTTTCTTGTTCCTGATCTCATCTGTGATGTTGCTAATCAACTTTTGTGGAAGATTCATTTAGACTTGGAG GCAATTTCTGCCAGTAGCTCAGAAGTACCATCAGTACTTGAATTCTTGCAACGGCGGAAGTTAGAAGCCAATAAG GCTAAACAACTGTGCTTATCAATAGCACGCACTGTTATTCTAGAACGCAGACCTGTGTCTACAGTGTCTCGGGCATTAGATGTTTTAGTTTCCTCCTACTCCCACTCTATTAAGACAGGCACCTATCTTAAGGgaataaaatctgcaaaaacATCGCCTTCTGGTGAGCCACAGACGAGTGGCCCTAGATCTAGTGCTGATGTATCCTCTAGAAGAGTAGACACAGTTGGGAAGTCCATTAAATTTGAATATGCTGCTGGATTGGACAGTGAATCGCCTAACAGATTTTTAACCTATTCAAATTCCGACTCTGAGGATAGTACAAGTTTTGAAGCCCCAAAGGCCACTTCAAATAACTCTCAATTGTTCGATGGTAAAATGGACAGGGGGAAGTTAACGGGTGCTGAAACTTCTGGCGGTGAAATTCGGTCTTCATCTTTGCAATATCAGGTTCTTAGATCCGACAACAGCCCATTGGATGCTAATGCTTCGCAGCAAGAATCCCAACCGACCTCTCCAGTAATTTCACCTGATGAAATGTACAGTTTTGTGTTCGCTCCTGTTGAGGAAGAGATTATTGGAGAACCTTCGTACTTGGTTGCCATCATTGTTGAGTTTCTTCGTAG TGCTAATATTGAAAAGGTTGAAGTCCATCCTAATCTCAATGTCCTGACCGTACAATTACTATCACGCAGTGAGCGATATGCAGAACTTGGGCAGTTTGTCTTAAACAAG ATTCTTGAACCTTCTAAAGAAGTAGCAATGCAACTCCTAGAGTCTGGCCGTCAGAACTCTCGAACAAGGAAGTTGGGTTTAGATATGCTGAGGCAGCTTTCTTTACACCATGACTATGTACTGTTACTAGTGCAAGATGGATATTACCTTGAAGCATTACGCTATGCACGGAagtacaag GTCAGAACCATTCGACCTTCGCTGTTTCTCGAGTCAGCATGTACCTCCAGTGACTTGCAAAATTTAGCTGCGGTCCTTAGATTCTTTTCGGATTTCATTCCTGGATTCAGAGACACATCAGATCACGACACTTACTACCGCATTCTCAGCGAGAGGAACTCATCCATTGCTGCTTGA
- the LOC103449662 gene encoding uncharacterized protein isoform X2, with translation MDFNLSGLDLFAYNSESKSLQLVETKKLNVSWYVYTHESRMVLLASGMQCKTFNGFQLSSAGIIRLPKFEMAMAKSEANNKPVLAAEDIFIVTVYGRIYCLQVDRIAMLLHSYRFYRDVVVQQGSLPIYSSKVAVSVVDNVLLVHQVDAKVVILYDIFADSRAPISAPLPLLFRGFPRSNSSSLRSNREDNESSEVNVLSDHEAIVYGDNWTFLVPDLICDVANQLLWKIHLDLEAISASSSEVPSVLEFLQRRKLEANKAKQLCLSIARTVILERRPVSTVSRALDVLVSSYSHSIKTGTYLKGIKSAKTSPSGEPQTSGPRSSADVSSRRVDTVGKSIKFEYAAGLDSESPNRFLTYSNSDSEDSTSFEAPKATSNNSQLFDGKMDRGKLTGAETSGGEIRSSSLQYQVLRSDNSPLDANASQQESQPTSPVISPDEMYSFVFAPVEEEIIGEPSYLVAIIVEFLRSANIEKVEVHPNLNVLTVQLLSRSERYAELGQFVLNKILEPSKEVAMQLLESGRQNSRTRKLGLDMLRQLSLHHDYVLLLVQDGYYLEALRYARKYKVRTIRPSLFLESACTSSDLQNLAAVLRFFSDFIPGFRDTSDHDTYYRILSERNSSIAA, from the exons atggATTTCAATCTCAGTGGGCTGGACTTGTTTGCTTACAATTCTGAGTCAAAATCACTCCAATTGGTTGAGACAAAGAAATTGAATGTGAGTTGGTATGTTTACACACATGAAAGTCGCATGGTTCTTCTTGCTTCAGGAATGCAGTGCAAAACCTTCAATGGTTTTCAG CTCTCATCTGCAGGCATTATTCGTCTGCCAAAGTTTGAGATGGCAATGGCTAAATCTGAGGCTAACAATAAACCTGTCCTTGCTGCTGAAGATATTTTTATAGTCACTGT CTATGGCAGAATATACTGTCTGCAAGTTGATAGGATTGCAATGCTCCTCCACTCTTACAGGTTTTACCGTGATGTGGTTGTACAACAG GGTTCTTTGCCAATTTATTCAAGCAAGGTTGCTGTGAGTGTGGTTGATAATGTACTGCTTGTGCATCAAGTTGATGCGAAGGTTGTTATACTGTATGATATATTTGCAGATTCTCGGGCACCCATATCAGCCCCACTTCCTCTACTATTCAGGGGTTTCCCCAGGTCTAATTCTTCTTCCCTGAGATCAAATAGGGAAGATAATGAAAGTTCAGAAGTTAATGTTTTAAGTGACCATGAAGCAATCGTCTACGGAGATAATTGGACTTTTCTTGTTCCTGATCTCATCTGTGATGTTGCTAATCAACTTTTGTGGAAGATTCATTTAGACTTGGAG GCAATTTCTGCCAGTAGCTCAGAAGTACCATCAGTACTTGAATTCTTGCAACGGCGGAAGTTAGAAGCCAATAAG GCTAAACAACTGTGCTTATCAATAGCACGCACTGTTATTCTAGAACGCAGACCTGTGTCTACAGTGTCTCGGGCATTAGATGTTTTAGTTTCCTCCTACTCCCACTCTATTAAGACAGGCACCTATCTTAAGGgaataaaatctgcaaaaacATCGCCTTCTGGTGAGCCACAGACGAGTGGCCCTAGATCTAGTGCTGATGTATCCTCTAGAAGAGTAGACACAGTTGGGAAGTCCATTAAATTTGAATATGCTGCTGGATTGGACAGTGAATCGCCTAACAGATTTTTAACCTATTCAAATTCCGACTCTGAGGATAGTACAAGTTTTGAAGCCCCAAAGGCCACTTCAAATAACTCTCAATTGTTCGATGGTAAAATGGACAGGGGGAAGTTAACGGGTGCTGAAACTTCTGGCGGTGAAATTCGGTCTTCATCTTTGCAATATCAGGTTCTTAGATCCGACAACAGCCCATTGGATGCTAATGCTTCGCAGCAAGAATCCCAACCGACCTCTCCAGTAATTTCACCTGATGAAATGTACAGTTTTGTGTTCGCTCCTGTTGAGGAAGAGATTATTGGAGAACCTTCGTACTTGGTTGCCATCATTGTTGAGTTTCTTCGTAG TGCTAATATTGAAAAGGTTGAAGTCCATCCTAATCTCAATGTCCTGACCGTACAATTACTATCACGCAGTGAGCGATATGCAGAACTTGGGCAGTTTGTCTTAAACAAG ATTCTTGAACCTTCTAAAGAAGTAGCAATGCAACTCCTAGAGTCTGGCCGTCAGAACTCTCGAACAAGGAAGTTGGGTTTAGATATGCTGAGGCAGCTTTCTTTACACCATGACTATGTACTGTTACTAGTGCAAGATGGATATTACCTTGAAGCATTACGCTATGCACGGAagtacaag GTCAGAACCATTCGACCTTCGCTGTTTCTCGAGTCAGCATGTACCTCCAGTGACTTGCAAAATTTAGCTGCGGTCCTTAGATTCTTTTCGGATTTCATTCCTGGATTCAGAGACACATCAGATCACGACACTTACTACCGCATTCTCAGCGAGAGGAACTCATCCATTGCTGCTTGA